A section of the Streptomyces sp. NBC_01591 genome encodes:
- a CDS encoding cytochrome P450 family protein: MSETPPFDGPPAAPAAPGQPIGGSGPGVWDPEFFQNPYPTYAWLRENDPVRGITWPGPPGHAWLVTRYQDVHAGQADSRLRHDLTAFMAELGIPEPPAIGGDVARLLGRNLTLLDAPDHPRLRSVLARFFTKKRIEGMRPRIETLADGLLDQLAERAGDGPVDLVRDFAWKLPLAVVCELLGVPAEDHELFGYGTDASRDQGATGDYAAGAVVAVERLRALIGEKRANPADDAFTSFVRALDAGEFLDEDEVIAQAMLFVVAGHETTVDLLGNGVHALLSNPDQLKQLTADPSLLPNAVEEVLRYYPPTDIVTPQYTAEPIRFGDVEVDRHQIVILSRASANRDPERYPDPERFDITRNTAGHLAFGHGAHYCVGGMVARIEGQTVFGRIFDRFPELRHATAPEEVRWKSNPVARGLVSLPVDLGTPRRPGKTA, encoded by the coding sequence ATGTCCGAAACTCCCCCGTTCGATGGCCCGCCTGCGGCCCCGGCGGCTCCCGGACAGCCCATCGGCGGCAGCGGTCCGGGCGTATGGGATCCGGAGTTCTTCCAGAACCCGTACCCCACCTACGCCTGGCTCCGCGAGAACGACCCGGTCCGCGGCATCACCTGGCCCGGCCCGCCCGGCCACGCCTGGCTCGTCACCCGCTACCAGGACGTCCACGCCGGCCAGGCCGACTCCCGGCTGCGCCACGACCTCACCGCGTTCATGGCCGAGCTCGGCATACCCGAACCGCCCGCGATCGGCGGCGACGTGGCACGGCTGCTCGGCCGCAACCTGACACTGCTGGACGCGCCGGACCACCCCCGGCTCCGCTCGGTGCTGGCGCGCTTCTTCACCAAGAAGCGCATCGAGGGCATGCGGCCCCGCATCGAGACCCTCGCCGACGGGCTGCTGGACCAGCTCGCCGAGCGGGCCGGGGACGGCCCCGTCGACCTGGTGCGGGACTTCGCCTGGAAGCTGCCGCTCGCCGTCGTCTGCGAACTGCTCGGCGTCCCGGCCGAGGACCACGAACTGTTCGGCTACGGCACCGACGCCTCCCGGGACCAGGGCGCCACCGGCGACTACGCGGCCGGCGCCGTCGTGGCCGTCGAGCGGCTGCGCGCCCTCATCGGCGAGAAGCGGGCGAACCCGGCCGACGACGCGTTCACCTCGTTCGTCCGGGCCCTGGACGCCGGGGAGTTCCTCGACGAGGACGAGGTGATCGCCCAGGCCATGCTGTTCGTGGTCGCCGGTCACGAGACCACCGTCGACCTCCTCGGCAACGGCGTCCACGCCCTGCTGAGCAACCCCGACCAGCTGAAGCAGCTCACCGCCGACCCGTCGCTGCTGCCGAACGCGGTCGAGGAGGTCCTGCGCTACTACCCGCCGACCGACATCGTCACGCCGCAGTACACCGCCGAGCCGATCCGCTTCGGCGACGTCGAGGTGGACCGCCACCAGATCGTCATCCTGTCCCGGGCATCCGCCAACCGGGACCCGGAGCGCTACCCCGACCCGGAGCGCTTCGACATCACCCGCAACACCGCCGGCCACCTGGCCTTCGGGCACGGCGCGCACTACTGCGTCGGCGGGATGGTCGCCCGGATCGAGGGCCAGACGGTCTTCGGCCGCATCTTCGACCGCTTCCCCGAGCTGCGCCACGCCACCGCCCCCGAGGAGGTCCGCTGGAAGTCCAACCCGGTCGCCCGCGGCCTGGTCTCGCTCCCCGTCGACCTGGGTACGCCCCGCCGGCCGGGGAAGACCGCATGA
- a CDS encoding non-ribosomal peptide synthetase: MTAPAEGPGTLSPDELHRLLVEWNDTDHKVAEATLTELFEAQAARTPDAPAVAHGTAELSYAELGARANRLARLLVGRGAGPERFVAVALPKSVELVVALLAVVKAGAAYLPLDPGHPAERLAGMLADVAPVAVLTDAATAGALPGGPAPHLVLDDPAIVTELTGHPAADLTDAERTAPLRPAHPVFVIHTSGSTGRPKGVVVEHRSLNVYLAWARQAYGAVSGRALVHSPVAFDLTATGLYAPLTAGGCAHLVELHEGTAPDAGELPEATFVKATPTHLALLAALPDAYSPTGQLVLGGEALLGEALDEWRARRPGATVVNEYGPTETTIGCMEYRIEPGDTVPAGVVTIGRPIWNTRLYVLDDTLAPVPTGTVGELYIGGELLARGYHARPALTAGRFVASPFAPGARMYRTGDLVRRRDDGQLDFIARTDDQVKVRGFRIELGEVEAALTGLPGIAAAAVSVHEERPGGKRLVAHVVPAESADGTVDTGALRMALATRLPEYMVPAAFVTLPALPLTPNGKLDRRALPAPDTAAPAGGRAARGAREQRLCELFAEVLGEPGIGADTSFFAAGGDSVGAFTLVKQARLAGIGFGTKDVFTSPTPAGLAALAVPVPTEDHGAEAPSVPRTDELAGLADGLPGGAEILAVSPLQDAMVRRASAGTGPGPYTDQFSFPLAGGFDPEVMRRTLAVLLRRHPALRAVFRTGPDGRPVQLVVGEVEPVLHEFDLSAMEGEEQQRELDRLLRQDHQAPFDLAAPPLVRCTAIRLAPDSWRFVLTLAPLLLDGWSLPLVMGELWMTYMTGGDEQMLPPVAPEPPQRGYANWLAGRDTAATEDAWRVVLEGLPALAPLALAGPGTDRVTVAETTSRLPEDVTAALVTRARAHDLTLNTLVTGAWALLLGRLTDRDEQVFGVTVAGRPAELPGIDRAAGMFMNNLPVRLGWDGAEPVLDVLTRLQRGQAGLIAHQHISLAELADIAGRDALFDTLVVFESQPTTTAAAPPPPPMPGGPGGPGGPGAPAMPPHLVQILGMEAHDAARVPLRFAVAPGPQLGILAQYWTEAFEPGQVDRIQAKFLQVLTAFADGLERSVADTMTAATGGTER, translated from the coding sequence ATGACCGCGCCCGCCGAAGGGCCCGGGACCCTCAGCCCCGACGAGCTCCACCGGCTGCTCGTCGAATGGAACGACACCGACCACAAGGTGGCCGAGGCCACGCTCACCGAACTCTTCGAGGCCCAGGCCGCCCGCACCCCGGACGCGCCCGCCGTCGCGCACGGCACCGCCGAGCTCTCCTACGCGGAGCTCGGCGCCCGCGCCAACCGGCTGGCCCGGCTCCTCGTAGGACGGGGAGCGGGGCCCGAGCGGTTCGTCGCCGTCGCCCTGCCGAAGTCCGTGGAGCTCGTCGTCGCCCTGCTGGCCGTGGTCAAGGCCGGTGCCGCCTATCTGCCGCTGGACCCCGGCCACCCCGCCGAACGGCTCGCCGGCATGCTCGCCGACGTGGCCCCCGTGGCGGTCCTCACCGACGCGGCGACCGCCGGTGCGCTGCCCGGGGGTCCCGCCCCGCACCTCGTGCTCGACGACCCGGCGATCGTGACGGAGCTGACCGGGCACCCGGCGGCCGACCTCACCGACGCCGAGCGGACCGCCCCACTGCGCCCCGCCCACCCGGTGTTCGTCATCCACACCTCCGGCTCGACCGGCCGCCCCAAGGGCGTCGTCGTCGAACACCGGTCGCTCAACGTGTACCTGGCGTGGGCCCGGCAGGCGTACGGCGCGGTCTCCGGACGCGCCCTGGTCCACTCGCCCGTCGCCTTCGACCTGACGGCCACCGGACTGTACGCACCGCTCACCGCGGGCGGCTGCGCCCACCTGGTCGAACTGCACGAGGGCACCGCCCCCGACGCCGGGGAGCTGCCCGAGGCCACCTTCGTCAAGGCCACCCCGACCCATCTCGCCCTGCTCGCGGCCCTGCCCGACGCCTACTCGCCCACCGGGCAGCTGGTGCTGGGCGGCGAGGCCCTGCTCGGCGAGGCACTGGACGAGTGGCGCGCCCGCAGACCCGGGGCCACGGTCGTCAACGAGTACGGGCCGACCGAGACGACCATCGGCTGCATGGAGTACCGCATCGAGCCGGGCGACACCGTCCCGGCCGGCGTGGTGACCATCGGCCGCCCCATCTGGAACACCCGGCTGTACGTGCTCGACGACACCCTCGCCCCCGTCCCCACCGGCACGGTGGGGGAGCTCTACATCGGCGGCGAACTGCTGGCCCGCGGCTACCACGCCCGGCCCGCCCTCACCGCCGGACGGTTCGTGGCGAGCCCGTTCGCCCCCGGAGCGCGGATGTACCGCACCGGAGACCTGGTGCGGCGCAGGGACGACGGGCAGCTGGACTTCATCGCGCGGACCGACGACCAGGTCAAGGTGCGCGGCTTCCGGATCGAGCTCGGCGAGGTCGAGGCCGCGCTCACCGGCCTGCCCGGCATCGCCGCCGCGGCCGTCTCCGTGCACGAGGAACGGCCGGGCGGCAAGCGGCTGGTGGCCCACGTGGTGCCCGCCGAGAGCGCCGATGGCACGGTGGACACCGGTGCGCTGCGCATGGCGCTGGCCACCCGGCTGCCGGAGTACATGGTGCCCGCCGCCTTCGTCACGCTTCCGGCGCTGCCGCTCACCCCGAACGGCAAGCTCGACCGCAGGGCGCTGCCCGCACCGGACACCGCCGCCCCGGCGGGCGGCCGGGCGGCGCGCGGTGCGCGCGAACAGCGGCTGTGCGAGCTGTTCGCCGAAGTGCTCGGCGAGCCCGGGATCGGCGCCGACACCAGCTTCTTCGCCGCGGGCGGCGACAGCGTCGGGGCGTTCACCCTGGTCAAGCAGGCCCGCCTGGCCGGGATCGGGTTCGGCACCAAGGACGTCTTCACCTCGCCCACCCCGGCCGGGCTGGCCGCGCTCGCCGTACCGGTGCCCACCGAGGACCACGGCGCCGAGGCGCCGTCCGTGCCCCGCACGGACGAGCTCGCCGGACTCGCCGACGGACTGCCGGGCGGCGCCGAGATCCTGGCCGTCTCACCGCTCCAGGACGCCATGGTCCGCCGGGCCTCGGCCGGCACCGGACCGGGCCCGTACACCGACCAGTTCAGCTTCCCGCTCGCCGGGGGATTCGACCCCGAGGTGATGCGCCGGACGCTGGCCGTGCTGCTGCGCCGCCACCCCGCGCTGCGCGCCGTCTTCCGCACCGGCCCGGACGGGCGCCCCGTCCAGCTCGTGGTGGGCGAAGTCGAGCCCGTGCTCCATGAGTTCGACCTCTCCGCGATGGAGGGGGAGGAGCAGCAGCGGGAGCTGGACCGGCTGCTGCGCCAGGACCACCAGGCGCCCTTCGACCTGGCCGCACCACCCCTGGTGCGGTGCACCGCGATCCGGCTCGCCCCGGACAGCTGGCGGTTCGTGCTGACCCTCGCCCCGCTGCTGCTGGACGGCTGGTCGCTGCCCCTGGTCATGGGCGAGCTGTGGATGACGTACATGACCGGCGGCGACGAGCAGATGCTGCCGCCCGTCGCACCGGAACCGCCGCAGCGCGGGTACGCGAACTGGCTGGCCGGCCGGGACACCGCCGCGACCGAGGACGCCTGGCGCGTCGTCCTGGAGGGGCTGCCCGCCCTGGCGCCGCTGGCCCTCGCCGGGCCGGGCACCGACCGGGTCACCGTCGCGGAGACCACCTCCCGGCTGCCCGAGGACGTCACCGCCGCACTCGTCACCCGCGCCCGCGCCCACGACCTGACCCTGAACACCCTGGTGACCGGCGCCTGGGCGCTGCTGCTCGGCCGGCTCACCGACCGCGACGAGCAGGTCTTCGGCGTGACCGTGGCGGGCCGGCCCGCCGAACTGCCGGGCATCGACCGGGCGGCCGGAATGTTCATGAACAACCTGCCGGTTCGGCTCGGCTGGGACGGCGCGGAACCGGTGCTCGACGTGCTCACCCGGCTCCAGCGCGGCCAGGCGGGCCTGATCGCGCACCAGCACATCAGCCTCGCCGAACTCGCGGACATCGCCGGGAGGGACGCGCTGTTCGACACCCTCGTGGTGTTCGAGAGCCAGCCGACGACCACCGCCGCGGCGCCCCCGCCGCCCCCGATGCCGGGCGGACCCGGCGGACCCGGCGGACCCGGCGCGCCCGCCATGCCGCCGCACCTGGTGCAGATCCTCGGCATGGAGGCGCACGACGCCGCCCGTGTGCCGCTCCGCTTCGCGGTGGCTCCGGGACCGCAGTTGGGCATCCTCGCCCAGTACTGGACCGAGGCGTTCGAGCCCGGCCAAGTGGACCGGATCCAGGCGAAGTTCCTGCAGGTGCTCACCGCGTTCGCCGACGGACTCGAAAGGTCCGTCGCCGACACGATGACCGCCGCTACCGGAGGCACCGAGAGATGA
- a CDS encoding ABC transporter permease, with translation MSADMLMDTRLLVGRQMRHLKRGPERVVPVVITPLILVLLNGLLIGSAIVVPGDGSYKDFMMAGVFAQVAMLGMSNAQNGLKEDLRNGLVDRFQSLPIARSAAVLARSVAELLMMFVGWLVIAGVGLLIGWRMHEGLLRGMAGIGLMLLFGYLFIWLGILGTVSGRNPQSSGIGSMIVMPMLFLSPAFFPIDNLPGWLQTVCEWNPFSSVVVACRELWGNPNPVVTGAFPVEHPILVATLLPVVLLIPVIPLAVRRYHSVVGR, from the coding sequence ATGAGTGCTGACATGCTGATGGACACCCGGCTGCTGGTCGGCCGGCAGATGCGGCACCTCAAGCGCGGCCCGGAGCGGGTCGTCCCCGTGGTGATCACCCCGCTGATCCTGGTCCTGCTCAACGGACTGCTGATCGGCAGCGCGATCGTGGTGCCAGGGGACGGCAGCTACAAGGACTTCATGATGGCCGGGGTCTTCGCCCAGGTCGCCATGCTGGGCATGTCCAACGCCCAGAACGGCCTCAAGGAGGACCTGCGCAACGGCCTGGTCGACCGCTTCCAGTCGCTGCCGATCGCCAGGTCCGCCGCCGTCCTCGCCCGGTCCGTCGCCGAACTGCTGATGATGTTCGTGGGCTGGCTGGTGATCGCCGGGGTCGGGCTGCTGATCGGCTGGCGGATGCACGAGGGCCTGCTGCGGGGTATGGCCGGGATCGGCCTGATGCTGCTGTTCGGCTACCTGTTCATCTGGCTCGGCATCCTGGGCACGGTCTCCGGCCGCAACCCCCAGTCCTCCGGCATCGGTTCGATGATCGTCATGCCGATGCTGTTCCTGTCGCCCGCCTTCTTCCCGATCGACAACCTGCCCGGCTGGCTGCAGACCGTCTGTGAGTGGAACCCGTTCAGCTCGGTGGTCGTGGCCTGCCGCGAACTGTGGGGCAACCCGAACCCGGTCGTCACCGGCGCCTTCCCGGTCGAGCACCCGATCCTGGTGGCGACCCTGCTGCCCGTGGTGCTGCTGATCCCCGTGATCCCGCTGGCCGTCCGCCGCTACCACTCCGTGGTCGGGCGGTGA
- a CDS encoding MFS transporter encodes MRVFSPVGRWSAATLASLLGVQIFHVALAWSVLRVSGPLSAAVVLALGTLPRIAMMTGLTAGLAGRFAPLRLASGGELVRAVLALGAAAALAGSRLDFVTLLVASVAFGLVEAVTEPATGGLPALVAGPADQQRMQALRTTLFRTTVVLGGPLAGLSALLGLPTALIVNAAVFVVSAAVFALLRPLPADPGAPSGAMPQMGGMPGMAGPPGPDSPKLGEALALPGVRAALICTVLVELGCPGAFNVGTLLLAEHRDWGVTGFGVLVGAVGLGTVAAALAPSFARSLRGSGAGLILACALTAAAMAGLALAPNLPVAAVLTVVMALTAAAASAATLGVLFSGPRPDALGMVMGTVMAAGALAAPLSYVLVGVVARASGPTPALLGCAGALTAAALVGLADRSLRTASAPPPPAGPPMGGEPSPETPGAAESDAAPDPSLPDDSGHLSAKGA; translated from the coding sequence ATGAGGGTGTTCTCCCCGGTCGGCCGCTGGTCCGCGGCCACCCTGGCCTCCCTGCTGGGCGTCCAGATCTTCCACGTCGCCCTGGCCTGGTCCGTGCTGCGGGTCTCGGGGCCGCTGTCCGCCGCGGTGGTCCTGGCCCTCGGGACGCTGCCCCGCATCGCGATGATGACCGGCCTCACCGCGGGCCTGGCGGGCCGCTTCGCACCGCTGCGCCTGGCATCGGGCGGTGAACTCGTTCGGGCGGTACTGGCGTTGGGTGCCGCCGCGGCACTGGCGGGCAGCCGGTTGGACTTCGTGACGCTGCTCGTGGCGAGCGTGGCCTTCGGTCTCGTCGAGGCCGTCACCGAACCGGCGACCGGGGGCCTGCCCGCCCTCGTCGCGGGCCCCGCCGACCAGCAGCGGATGCAGGCCCTGCGAACGACGCTGTTCCGTACGACGGTCGTCCTCGGCGGACCGCTCGCGGGCCTGAGCGCGCTGCTCGGCCTGCCCACCGCGCTGATCGTCAACGCGGCGGTCTTCGTGGTCTCCGCGGCCGTGTTCGCGCTGCTGCGGCCGCTGCCCGCCGACCCCGGCGCGCCGTCCGGCGCCATGCCGCAGATGGGCGGTATGCCCGGCATGGCCGGCCCGCCCGGACCGGACTCCCCGAAGCTCGGCGAAGCCCTGGCCCTGCCCGGTGTGCGGGCCGCGCTGATCTGCACCGTCCTCGTCGAGCTGGGCTGCCCCGGCGCCTTCAACGTCGGCACGCTGCTGCTCGCGGAGCACCGGGACTGGGGGGTGACGGGGTTCGGCGTACTCGTCGGGGCCGTCGGCCTCGGCACCGTCGCCGCCGCGCTCGCCCCGTCGTTCGCCCGGTCGCTCCGGGGGAGCGGCGCGGGCCTGATCCTGGCCTGCGCGCTCACCGCCGCCGCCATGGCCGGGCTCGCCCTCGCCCCGAACCTGCCGGTCGCGGCCGTGCTCACCGTCGTGATGGCGCTGACCGCGGCGGCCGCGTCGGCGGCCACCCTGGGCGTCCTGTTCAGCGGGCCCCGGCCGGACGCGCTCGGCATGGTGATGGGGACCGTGATGGCGGCGGGCGCGCTCGCCGCGCCCCTGTCGTACGTGCTCGTCGGCGTCGTCGCACGCGCCTCGGGCCCGACGCCGGCCCTCCTCGGCTGCGCCGGGGCGCTGACGGCCGCCGCGCTCGTCGGCCTGGCCGACCGCTCCCTGCGCACCGCGTCCGCACCGCCGCCGCCCGCCGGACCACCGATGGGCGGCGAGCCGTCGCCCGAGACGCCGGGCGCGGCCGAATCGGACGCCGCGCCCGACCCGTCCCTCCCCGACGACTCCGGCCACCTGTCCGCGAAAGGAGCGTGA
- a CDS encoding cytochrome P450 gives MSETPPGTTSISGTTPAPPAAGPRAPHPDMPTDMPDEHSLVYGEAMLADPHAVFARIREERPLHQDVIQGGGKVYVPTRYDDVRALLAEPRLLRSFAVEDPDAFQGHIGNSDPPRHTRLRRLTGKALTPKRVERLRPAVERLADSLLDDLAGREQADIVREFTHPLAALAGAELLGIDVADAEEFRTYWDDMAAFPDSAGFPAFQAATEGLGKLFARTVEARRATPADDLVSALVHARLGEDRLSDAELEQTGIFLVIASNKTVSAMLGNAVLALLNHPTQLALLRSRPDLLRGAIEECLRYEAPVSLTNPLRAGEAMCARGLDLAPGDLVQPALTAANRDPRRFPDPERLDITRPVGGHVSFGHGIHMCLGAQLSRMTGEVALGRLVERFPELRLAHGDHDRDVRWSREHIMRRLTSLHVGLGAPAPAGGTTPSATSATSDGS, from the coding sequence GTGTCCGAGACGCCCCCCGGAACGACTTCGATTTCCGGAACGACCCCCGCGCCGCCCGCCGCCGGGCCCCGCGCCCCGCACCCCGACATGCCCACCGACATGCCCGACGAGCATTCCCTCGTGTACGGGGAAGCCATGCTGGCCGACCCGCACGCGGTCTTCGCCCGGATACGCGAGGAACGCCCACTGCACCAGGACGTGATCCAGGGCGGCGGCAAGGTGTACGTGCCGACCCGCTACGACGACGTACGGGCCCTGCTCGCCGAACCCCGGCTGCTGCGCAGCTTCGCCGTCGAGGACCCGGACGCGTTCCAGGGGCACATCGGCAACAGCGACCCGCCCCGCCACACCCGGCTGCGCAGGCTGACCGGCAAGGCCCTCACCCCCAAGCGGGTCGAACGGCTGCGCCCCGCCGTGGAACGGCTGGCCGACAGCCTGCTCGACGACCTGGCGGGCCGCGAACAGGCCGACATCGTAAGGGAGTTCACCCACCCGCTCGCCGCGCTGGCCGGTGCCGAACTGCTGGGCATCGACGTCGCGGACGCCGAGGAGTTCCGTACCTACTGGGACGACATGGCGGCCTTCCCCGACAGCGCCGGATTCCCCGCCTTCCAGGCGGCCACCGAAGGACTCGGGAAGCTGTTCGCCCGGACCGTCGAGGCCCGGCGCGCCACCCCGGCGGACGATCTCGTCTCGGCGCTGGTGCACGCCCGCCTCGGCGAGGACCGGCTCAGCGACGCCGAGCTGGAACAGACCGGCATCTTCCTGGTGATCGCCTCCAACAAGACCGTCTCCGCCATGCTGGGCAACGCCGTACTCGCCCTGCTGAACCACCCCACCCAGCTGGCGCTCCTGCGCTCCCGCCCCGATCTGCTGCGCGGCGCCATCGAGGAGTGCCTGCGCTACGAGGCGCCGGTGTCCCTCACCAACCCGCTGCGCGCGGGCGAGGCGATGTGCGCACGCGGCCTGGACCTGGCCCCCGGCGACCTGGTGCAGCCCGCGCTCACCGCGGCCAACCGGGACCCGCGCCGCTTCCCGGACCCCGAACGGCTCGACATCACCCGCCCGGTCGGCGGACATGTCTCCTTCGGGCACGGCATCCACATGTGCCTGGGCGCCCAGCTGTCCCGGATGACGGGCGAAGTGGCCCTGGGACGGCTGGTGGAACGCTTCCCGGAGCTCCGTCTCGCCCACGGCGACCACGACCGGGACGTCCGCTGGTCCCGCGAACACATCATGCGGCGGCTCACCTCGCTGCACGTCGGCCTCGGCGCGCCCGCGCCGGCCGGCGGCACCACCCCATCCGCGACATCCGCTACATCCGACGGGAGCTGA